From Pseudomonas putida, one genomic window encodes:
- the pqqB gene encoding pyrroloquinoline quinone biosynthesis protein PqqB gives MYIQILGSAAGGGFPQWNCNCVNCKGYRDGSLRATARTQSSIALSDDGVHWILCNASPDIRAQLQAFAPMQPARGLRDTGINAIVLLDSQIDHTTGLLSLREGCPHQVWCTDMVHQDLTTGFPLFNMLSHWNGGLQWNRIELEGSFVIPACPRLKFTPFPLRSAAPPYSPHRFDPHPGDNLGLLVEDTRTGGKLFYAPGLGQVDDKLLAMMRDADCLLVDGTLWEDDEMQRRGVGTRTGREMGHLAQNGPGGMLEVLDGFPSQRKVLIHINNTNPILDEDSPERAEVQRRGVEVAFDGMSIEL, from the coding sequence ATGTACATCCAGATTCTCGGTTCCGCCGCCGGCGGCGGTTTTCCGCAGTGGAACTGCAACTGCGTCAACTGCAAGGGCTATCGCGATGGCAGCCTGCGCGCCACGGCACGTACCCAGTCGTCGATAGCCCTGTCCGACGACGGTGTTCACTGGATACTGTGCAACGCCTCACCCGACATCCGTGCCCAGCTGCAGGCGTTCGCGCCGATGCAGCCGGCCCGTGGCCTGCGCGACACCGGCATCAACGCCATCGTCCTGCTCGACAGCCAGATCGACCACACCACTGGCCTGCTCAGTCTGCGCGAAGGCTGCCCGCATCAGGTCTGGTGCACCGACATGGTCCATCAGGACCTCACCACCGGCTTCCCGCTGTTCAACATGCTCAGCCACTGGAACGGTGGCCTGCAGTGGAACCGTATCGAGCTCGAGGGCAGCTTCGTCATCCCGGCCTGCCCTCGTCTCAAGTTCACCCCCTTCCCGCTGCGCAGCGCCGCACCGCCTTACTCCCCGCACCGCTTCGACCCCCACCCGGGCGACAACCTGGGGCTGCTGGTGGAAGACACTCGCACCGGCGGCAAGCTGTTCTACGCGCCCGGCCTGGGCCAGGTCGACGACAAACTGCTGGCGATGATGCGTGACGCTGACTGCCTGCTGGTCGACGGCACGCTGTGGGAGGATGATGAAATGCAGCGCCGCGGGGTCGGTACCCGTACTGGCCGCGAAATGGGCCACCTGGCGCAGAATGGTCCCGGCGGCATGCTCGAGGTGCTGGACGGCTTCCCAAGCCAGCGCAAGGTACTTATCCACATCAACAACACCAACCCGATTCTGGACGAAGACTCCCCCGAACGCGCCGAGGTCCAGCGCCGAGGGGTAGAAGTCGCCTTCGACGGCATGAGCATCGAGTTGTAA
- the pqqC gene encoding pyrroloquinoline-quinone synthase PqqC has product MSEALPLSPAEFEQALRAKGAYYHIHHPYHVAMYEGRASREQIQGWVANRFYYQVNIPMKDAAILANCPDREVRREWIQRLLDHDGAPGEDGGIEAWLRLGQAVGLDPDQLRSQELVLPGVRFAVDAYVNFARRASWQEAASSSLTELFAPQIHQSRLDSWPQHYPWIDPAGYEYFRTRLGQARRDVEHGLTITLQHYTTRAAQERMLEILQFKLDILWSMLDAMSMAYELHRPPYHTVTQQRVWHKGIAL; this is encoded by the coding sequence ATGAGCGAAGCACTGCCACTGTCGCCTGCCGAATTCGAGCAGGCTCTGCGCGCCAAGGGCGCCTACTACCATATTCATCACCCCTACCACGTGGCGATGTACGAAGGGCGCGCTAGCCGCGAACAGATTCAGGGCTGGGTGGCCAACCGCTTCTACTACCAGGTGAACATCCCGATGAAGGATGCCGCGATCCTGGCCAACTGCCCGGACCGTGAAGTGCGCCGTGAGTGGATCCAGCGCTTGCTCGACCACGACGGCGCCCCGGGCGAAGACGGTGGTATCGAAGCCTGGCTGCGCCTGGGTCAGGCTGTGGGGCTCGACCCCGACCAGCTGCGCTCCCAAGAGCTGGTGCTGCCAGGTGTGCGCTTCGCCGTCGACGCGTACGTGAACTTCGCCCGCCGTGCCAGCTGGCAGGAAGCGGCCAGCAGCTCGCTGACCGAACTGTTCGCCCCGCAGATCCATCAGTCGCGCCTGGACAGCTGGCCGCAACACTACCCGTGGATCGATCCTGCCGGCTACGAGTACTTCCGCACCCGCCTGGGCCAGGCCCGGCGCGATGTCGAACACGGCCTGACGATCACCTTGCAGCACTACACCACCCGGGCGGCCCAGGAGCGTATGCTGGAAATCCTGCAGTTCAAGCTGGATATTCTCTGGAGCATGCTCGATGCCATGAGCATGGCCTATGAGCTGCACCGCCCGCCGTATCACACCGTCACCCAGCAACGGGTATGGCACAAGGGGATTGCCCTATGA
- the pqqD gene encoding pyrroloquinoline quinone biosynthesis peptide chaperone PqqD, with amino-acid sequence MSFDRKQVPNWRPGYRFQYEPAQKGHVLLYPEGMIKLNDSASLIGGLIDGKRDVNAIITELEQQFPGVPEVADDIEQFMEVARGEHWITLA; translated from the coding sequence ATGAGTTTCGACCGCAAACAAGTGCCGAACTGGCGCCCCGGTTATCGTTTCCAGTACGAACCGGCGCAGAAAGGCCATGTGCTGCTCTACCCTGAGGGCATGATCAAGCTCAATGACAGCGCCTCCCTCATTGGTGGCCTGATCGACGGCAAACGTGACGTGAACGCGATCATCACCGAGCTCGAACAGCAATTTCCTGGTGTGCCCGAAGTCGCTGATGACATCGAGCAATTCATGGAGGTGGCCCGTGGCGAACACTGGATCACCCTCGCCTGA
- the pqqE gene encoding pyrroloquinoline quinone biosynthesis protein PqqE yields the protein MANTGSPSPEVPVGLPLWLLAELTYRCPLQCPYCSNPLDFAAQGKELTTAQWFKVMAEAREMGAAQIGFSGGEPLVRQDLAELIGEARRLGYYTNLITSGIGLTEARIANFKEAGLDHIQISFQASDEQVNNLLAGSKKAFAQKLEMARAVKAHGYPMVLNFVTHRHNIDKIDRIIELCVALEADFVELATCQFYGWAHLNRLGLLPTREQLERAERITNEYRAKLKAEGNPCKLIFVTPDYYEERPKACMNGWGSLFLTITPDGTALPCHGARQLPVQFPNVRDHDLKHIWYDSFGFNRFRGYDWMPEPCRSCDEKEKDFGGCRCQAFMLTGDASNADPVCAKSADHGIILKAREEAETADLAIEQMTFRNDRNSRVIARG from the coding sequence GTGGCGAACACTGGATCACCCTCGCCTGAGGTACCGGTCGGCCTGCCGCTGTGGCTGCTGGCCGAACTGACCTATCGCTGCCCGCTGCAGTGCCCGTACTGCTCGAACCCGCTCGACTTCGCCGCACAGGGTAAGGAGCTGACGACCGCGCAGTGGTTCAAGGTAATGGCCGAAGCCCGTGAAATGGGCGCTGCGCAGATCGGTTTTTCCGGTGGCGAACCGCTGGTGCGCCAGGACCTCGCCGAACTGATCGGCGAAGCGCGCCGGTTGGGTTACTACACCAACCTGATCACCTCCGGCATCGGCCTGACCGAGGCCCGTATCGCCAACTTCAAGGAAGCCGGTCTGGACCACATCCAGATCAGTTTCCAGGCCAGCGACGAACAGGTGAACAACCTGCTGGCGGGGTCGAAAAAGGCCTTCGCACAAAAACTGGAGATGGCCCGTGCGGTGAAAGCCCATGGTTATCCGATGGTGCTCAACTTCGTCACCCACCGGCACAACATCGACAAGATCGACCGCATCATCGAGTTGTGCGTGGCGCTGGAGGCCGATTTCGTCGAGCTTGCCACCTGCCAGTTCTATGGCTGGGCGCACCTCAACCGTTTGGGCCTGTTGCCGACCCGTGAGCAACTTGAACGCGCTGAACGGATCACCAACGAGTACCGTGCGAAGCTCAAGGCCGAAGGCAACCCGTGCAAGCTGATCTTCGTCACGCCGGACTACTACGAGGAACGCCCCAAGGCCTGCATGAATGGCTGGGGCAGCCTGTTTCTGACCATCACGCCGGACGGCACTGCCCTGCCCTGTCATGGCGCCCGTCAGCTACCGGTGCAGTTCCCAAATGTTCGTGATCACGACCTCAAGCACATCTGGTACGACTCGTTCGGCTTCAACCGTTTCCGTGGTTATGACTGGATGCCCGAACCCTGCCGTTCGTGCGACGAGAAAGAAAAGGACTTCGGCGGCTGCCGCTGCCAGGCCTTCATGCTCACCGGCGACGCCAGCAACGCCGACCCGGTGTGCGCCAAGTCGGCCGACCACGGCATCATCCTCAAAGCCCGCGAGGAGGCAGAAACAGCCGACCTTGCCATTGAACAGATGACCTTCCGCAATGATCGAAACTCCCGTGTCATCGCCCGCGGCTGA
- a CDS encoding alpha/beta hydrolase family protein encodes MIETPVSSPAAEFSAAQAVAAGTDFTELKVTADGLFWIEFRPADGACRIWHWLYHQARCLTPDGFSVRSRVYEYGGGSFCLGGDGLVFVNEKDQQVYTQPLDDLPPRALTQDASCRYGDVQWHAGQVLAVEERHAEQVEHRLVALDECSREVLAEGADFYASPTVSADGQRLAWVEWDRPAQPWTVTRLMCRTRDASGHWGPVQCVAAADESLQQPRFDAEGRLYCLSDRNGFWQPWGEVEGHWQALPAALADHAAAPWQLGTCTWLALGPQSYLASWFKDGFGQLGLRAEDGHMARYASAYTRFRSLAMDSEHLYAIAASPISSPAVIAIDRRHHEVRVLAGGAEILPAEQVSLPQSFHYGSDEEQAHGFFYPPSQSQGAAPLVVFIHGGPTSACYPVLDPRIQYWTQRGFAVADLNYRGSTGYGREYRQALHLRWGESDVADACAAVEYLAAQGLVDKHKAFIRGGSAGGYTTLCALAFHNVFRAGASLYGVSDPLALGRATHKFEGDYLDWLIGDPQQDAERYRQRTPLLHAEQINVPVIFFQGELDAVVVPEQTRSMLEALKANGIEAVGHFYADERHGFRKAENLAHALEEEWRFYCRVLAR; translated from the coding sequence ATGATCGAAACTCCCGTGTCATCGCCCGCGGCTGAATTCAGTGCGGCCCAGGCGGTTGCCGCCGGCACCGACTTCACGGAACTCAAAGTCACTGCCGACGGGTTGTTCTGGATCGAATTCCGCCCGGCCGATGGTGCTTGCCGCATCTGGCACTGGCTTTACCACCAGGCACGCTGCCTGACCCCGGATGGCTTCAGCGTGCGCAGCCGGGTATACGAGTATGGCGGTGGCAGCTTCTGCCTGGGTGGCGACGGGCTGGTGTTCGTCAACGAAAAGGATCAACAGGTCTACACCCAGCCACTGGACGACCTGCCACCGCGCGCGCTGACTCAGGATGCCAGCTGCCGCTACGGCGATGTGCAGTGGCACGCTGGCCAGGTGCTGGCCGTCGAGGAGCGGCATGCCGAGCAGGTAGAGCATCGCCTGGTGGCGCTGGATGAATGCAGCCGCGAGGTGCTGGCCGAAGGCGCCGATTTCTATGCCTCACCCACGGTGAGTGCCGATGGCCAACGCCTGGCATGGGTCGAATGGGACCGCCCGGCACAGCCTTGGACCGTCACCCGGCTGATGTGTCGCACCCGGGATGCCAGCGGCCACTGGGGCCCGGTGCAGTGTGTAGCTGCTGCTGACGAATCGTTGCAACAGCCGCGCTTCGATGCCGAAGGCCGTCTGTACTGCCTGTCCGACCGCAACGGCTTCTGGCAGCCCTGGGGTGAGGTCGAGGGCCACTGGCAGGCGTTGCCTGCCGCGCTTGCGGACCACGCTGCCGCGCCTTGGCAGCTTGGCACCTGTACCTGGCTGGCGCTGGGGCCGCAAAGCTACCTGGCCAGCTGGTTCAAAGACGGCTTCGGGCAATTGGGGCTGCGGGCTGAGGATGGCCACATGGCGCGTTACGCCAGTGCCTACACACGCTTTCGCAGCCTGGCCATGGACAGCGAGCACCTGTATGCCATCGCCGCCTCGCCCATCAGCTCGCCGGCTGTGATTGCCATTGACCGCCGCCACCACGAGGTGCGCGTACTGGCCGGTGGTGCCGAAATCCTGCCGGCAGAACAGGTCAGCCTGCCGCAGTCCTTCCACTATGGCAGTGACGAGGAACAGGCCCATGGCTTCTTCTACCCGCCATCGCAGTCGCAGGGCGCCGCACCGCTGGTGGTGTTCATACATGGCGGGCCGACCTCAGCCTGCTATCCCGTGCTGGACCCACGCATCCAGTACTGGACCCAACGCGGCTTTGCCGTGGCCGACCTGAACTACCGGGGCAGCACCGGCTATGGCCGGGAATACCGCCAGGCACTGCACCTGCGGTGGGGTGAGAGCGATGTGGCCGATGCTTGCGCGGCGGTCGAATACCTGGCCGCTCAGGGCTTGGTCGACAAGCACAAGGCGTTCATCCGCGGCGGCAGCGCGGGGGGCTATACCACGCTGTGCGCCTTGGCGTTCCATAACGTGTTCCGCGCCGGCGCCAGCCTCTATGGGGTCAGCGACCCGCTAGCCCTGGGCCGTGCCACGCACAAGTTCGAAGGGGATTACCTGGACTGGCTGATCGGCGACCCGCAGCAGGATGCCGAACGCTATCGCCAACGCACCCCACTGCTGCATGCCGAGCAGATCAACGTGCCGGTGATTTTCTTTCAGGGTGAACTGGATGCTGTGGTGGTGCCGGAGCAGACGCGCTCGATGCTTGAGGCGTTAAAGGCCAATGGCATCGAAGCCGTGGGGCACTTCTATGCGGACGAACGACATGGCTTTCGGAAGGCCGAAAACCTTGCACATGCCCTCGAAGAGGAATGGCGATTCTATTGCCGGGTGCTAGCCCGATGA
- a CDS encoding YqaE/Pmp3 family membrane protein, which produces MDIIRIIIAIILPPLGVFLQVGFGGAFWLNILLTLLGYIPGIVHAVYIIAKR; this is translated from the coding sequence ATGGACATCATTCGCATCATTATCGCCATCATCCTGCCGCCGCTGGGTGTGTTTCTGCAGGTCGGTTTCGGCGGGGCGTTCTGGCTGAATATCCTGCTGACCTTGCTGGGGTACATTCCGGGTATCGTGCATGCGGTGTACATCATCGCCAAGCGCTGA
- a CDS encoding aspartate aminotransferase family protein, translated as MNLFNLRRSAPATAVEPKRAPVIEPDASALSHERLMPGTERAPQVFVRGQGSWLWDHEGHAYLDFTQGGGVNSLGHSPGVVAKALGNQAQALINPGAGFHSRGLLALVNRLCQSTGSDQGYLLNSGAEACEGAIKLARKWGQLHRNGAYHIITASQGCHGRSLGALSASDPLPCNRCEPGLPGFSKVPFNDLAALHAAVDSRTVAIMLEPVQGEAGVIPATQEYLKGVETLCRELGILLILDEVQTGMGRCGALLAEELYGVRADIITLGKGLGGGVPLAALLARGTACCAAPGELEGSHHGNALMCAAGLAVLDAVLEPGFFAQVQDNGRHLREGLSRLAGRYGLGEVRGQGLLWALQLKEHLARELVAAALHEGLLLNAPQADVVRFSPALTVSKGNIDEMLLRLARAFARLHAQQQARGEVSA; from the coding sequence ATGAACCTGTTCAACCTGCGCCGATCGGCCCCCGCCACGGCTGTCGAGCCAAAGCGCGCGCCGGTAATCGAGCCAGACGCATCGGCGTTGTCGCATGAGCGCCTGATGCCCGGCACCGAGCGTGCGCCTCAAGTGTTCGTGCGCGGCCAAGGCTCCTGGTTGTGGGACCACGAAGGGCATGCCTACCTGGATTTTACCCAGGGCGGCGGGGTGAACAGCCTGGGCCACAGCCCTGGCGTGGTGGCGAAGGCGCTGGGCAACCAGGCCCAGGCGTTGATCAACCCGGGGGCGGGTTTCCATAGCCGTGGTTTGCTGGCGCTGGTCAACCGCTTGTGCCAGAGCACCGGTAGCGATCAGGGCTATCTGCTCAACAGCGGCGCCGAGGCCTGCGAGGGGGCGATCAAGTTGGCGCGCAAGTGGGGCCAACTGCACCGCAACGGCGCTTATCACATCATCACTGCCAGTCAGGGCTGCCATGGCCGTAGCCTGGGGGCCCTGTCGGCGTCCGATCCGCTGCCGTGCAACCGCTGCGAGCCCGGTTTGCCGGGCTTCAGCAAAGTGCCATTCAATGACCTTGCTGCCCTGCACGCCGCAGTGGATTCGCGCACCGTGGCAATCATGCTCGAGCCTGTCCAGGGCGAGGCGGGTGTCATCCCTGCTACGCAGGAGTACCTCAAGGGCGTGGAAACACTGTGCCGTGAGCTGGGCATCCTGCTGATCCTCGATGAGGTGCAGACCGGTATGGGTCGTTGTGGTGCGCTGCTGGCCGAGGAGCTTTATGGGGTGCGCGCGGACATCATCACCTTAGGCAAGGGGCTGGGCGGCGGTGTGCCATTGGCTGCCTTGCTTGCCCGGGGCACAGCATGCTGCGCTGCGCCTGGCGAACTGGAAGGCAGCCACCACGGCAATGCCCTGATGTGCGCCGCCGGCCTGGCTGTGCTGGACGCTGTGCTGGAGCCTGGCTTTTTCGCCCAGGTGCAGGATAACGGCCGCCACCTGCGCGAAGGCCTGAGCCGCCTGGCCGGGCGCTATGGCTTGGGTGAAGTACGCGGGCAAGGCCTGCTGTGGGCCCTGCAACTGAAAGAACACCTGGCCCGCGAACTGGTGGCAGCGGCCCTGCACGAAGGCCTGCTGCTGAATGCGCCGCAAGCGGATGTGGTGCGTTTTTCGCCAGCGCTTACCGTGAGCAAAGGCAACATCGATGAAATGCTGTTGCGCCTGGCCCGGGCGTTCGCCCGCCTGCACGCACAGCAGCAGGCCCGCGGTGAGGTCTCGGCCTGA
- a CDS encoding LysR family transcriptional regulator: MNFRQLRYFVAVYEEGHVGRAAERLSLSQPALSQQIRQLEHSLDLSLFERSNKRLLPTLAAHTLYNHALPLLDGLQRAHEAMRNFKGQSLRTLAIGVLQTVRPSLVPQLLERLRKAQPHLVVQIYELSGLEIERRLLNGNLDIGISYLPPRQPGLHGLLLYEDELQLVIPDTHPLKDFKKVSIRQAAELPMLMLGEEFQVRQIWKQQLASLGRRPQVQAEMNNMGGILDSLAHTALATILPGRAKDAAEDDQGLLWKPLSEPRVPLKVGLVFRDAQRQQASVELLRTLLEEEADARQLGASALDVLG, from the coding sequence ATGAATTTTCGCCAACTGCGTTATTTCGTCGCGGTGTATGAAGAAGGCCATGTCGGCCGCGCCGCTGAACGGCTGTCACTGTCTCAGCCGGCCCTCTCCCAGCAGATCCGCCAGCTTGAGCACAGCCTTGACCTGAGCCTTTTCGAGCGCAGCAACAAGCGCCTGCTGCCGACCCTGGCGGCTCACACCCTTTACAACCACGCCCTGCCCCTGCTCGACGGGCTGCAGCGCGCCCACGAAGCGATGCGTAACTTCAAGGGCCAATCCTTGCGCACGCTGGCCATCGGCGTGCTGCAGACAGTACGCCCCAGCCTGGTGCCGCAGTTGCTAGAGCGCTTGCGCAAGGCCCAGCCGCATCTTGTGGTACAGATCTACGAGCTGTCCGGGTTGGAAATCGAACGACGCCTGCTCAACGGCAACCTTGATATCGGTATCAGCTACCTGCCGCCACGCCAGCCAGGGCTGCACGGCTTGCTGCTGTACGAAGATGAACTGCAGTTGGTCATCCCTGATACCCATCCGTTGAAAGACTTCAAGAAGGTCTCTATCCGGCAAGCGGCTGAACTGCCGATGCTGATGCTTGGCGAGGAGTTCCAGGTCCGCCAGATCTGGAAGCAACAACTGGCCAGCCTAGGGCGCAGGCCGCAGGTTCAGGCAGAGATGAACAACATGGGCGGCATTCTCGACAGCCTGGCCCATACCGCACTGGCCACTATCCTGCCTGGCCGCGCCAAGGATGCTGCCGAAGATGACCAAGGGCTGCTGTGGAAACCCTTGAGCGAACCGCGGGTGCCGTTGAAGGTTGGCCTGGTATTTCGTGATGCGCAGCGCCAGCAAGCATCGGTTGAGTTGCTGCGTACACTGCTGGAGGAAGAGGCCGACGCACGGCAATTGGGGGCTTCAGCGCTGGATGTGCTTGGCTGA
- a CDS encoding acyl-CoA dehydrogenase C-terminal domain-containing protein yields MAEYKAPLRDMRFVLNEVFNVAELWAQLPELAETVDAQTALAVLEEAGKVTSKSIAPLSRAADEEGCHWENGAVSTPAGFIEAYNTYAEGGWVGVGGDPQYGGMGMPKAISAQVEEMVNASSLAFGLYPMLTAGACLSINAHASEALKEKYLPNMYSGVWAGSMCLTEPHAGTDLGIIRTKAEPQADGSYKVSGTKIFITGGEHDLTENIIHLVLAKLPDAPAGPKGISLFLVPKFLVNDDGSLGARNPATCGSIEHKMGIQASATCVMNFDEAVGYIVGEPNKGLAAMFTMMNYERLGVGIQGLATAERSYQNAVEYARDRLQSRAPTGPQAKDKAADPIIVHPDVRRMLLTMKALIEGGRAFSTYVAMQLDSAKYSEEPGTRKRSEELVALLTPVAKAFLTDLGLECAVHGQQVFGGHGYIREWGQEQLVRDVRITQIYEGTNGIQALDLMGRKVVASGGAYYKLFSEEIRQFIASAGADQEEFAKPLGAYLDQLDGLTEWVLERAKGNPNEIGAASVEYLHAFGYVAYAYMWALMARAAKAGEGDEAFYSAKLGTARFYFARLLPRVDSLVASVKAGSESLYLLDAEQF; encoded by the coding sequence ATGGCTGAATATAAAGCGCCGCTGCGCGACATGCGCTTCGTTCTGAATGAAGTCTTCAACGTGGCAGAGCTGTGGGCGCAACTGCCTGAGCTGGCCGAAACGGTCGATGCGCAAACCGCACTCGCCGTTCTGGAAGAAGCAGGCAAGGTCACCAGCAAGTCCATCGCGCCGCTCAGCCGCGCGGCTGACGAAGAAGGCTGTCACTGGGAGAACGGTGCGGTAAGTACCCCGGCTGGCTTCATCGAGGCCTACAACACTTACGCCGAGGGCGGCTGGGTAGGTGTGGGCGGCGATCCCCAGTACGGTGGTATGGGCATGCCCAAGGCGATTTCCGCCCAGGTTGAGGAAATGGTCAACGCTTCGAGCCTGGCGTTTGGCCTGTACCCCATGCTGACCGCTGGCGCCTGCCTGTCGATCAACGCCCACGCCAGCGAAGCGCTCAAGGAAAAGTACCTGCCGAACATGTATTCCGGCGTGTGGGCAGGCTCCATGTGCCTCACCGAGCCCCATGCCGGTACCGACCTCGGCATCATCCGTACCAAGGCCGAGCCCCAGGCCGATGGCAGCTACAAGGTCAGCGGCACGAAGATCTTCATCACCGGCGGCGAACACGACCTGACCGAAAACATCATCCACCTCGTGCTGGCCAAGCTGCCGGACGCACCGGCCGGGCCTAAAGGTATCTCGCTGTTCCTGGTGCCCAAGTTCCTGGTCAACGATGACGGCAGCCTCGGGGCGCGCAACCCGGCTACCTGTGGCTCGATCGAGCACAAGATGGGTATCCAGGCCTCGGCTACGTGCGTGATGAACTTCGATGAAGCCGTAGGTTACATCGTCGGTGAGCCGAACAAGGGCCTGGCGGCGATGTTCACCATGATGAACTACGAGCGCCTGGGCGTGGGCATTCAGGGCTTGGCCACGGCGGAACGTTCCTACCAGAATGCCGTCGAGTATGCCCGCGACCGTTTGCAGAGCCGCGCCCCTACCGGCCCGCAGGCCAAGGACAAGGCGGCCGACCCTATTATCGTCCACCCGGACGTGCGCCGCATGCTGCTGACCATGAAAGCGCTGATCGAAGGTGGCCGCGCCTTCTCGACGTACGTGGCAATGCAGTTGGACAGCGCCAAGTACAGCGAAGAGCCGGGTACGCGCAAACGCAGTGAAGAGCTGGTGGCACTGTTGACCCCGGTCGCCAAGGCGTTCCTCACCGATCTGGGCCTGGAGTGCGCGGTGCATGGCCAGCAGGTGTTCGGTGGGCATGGCTACATCCGTGAGTGGGGCCAGGAGCAGCTGGTTCGCGATGTACGCATTACCCAGATCTACGAAGGCACCAACGGCATTCAGGCCCTGGACCTGATGGGCCGCAAGGTGGTGGCCAGTGGTGGTGCTTACTACAAGCTGTTCTCTGAGGAAATTCGCCAGTTCATCGCCAGTGCGGGGGCTGACCAGGAAGAGTTCGCCAAGCCGCTGGGTGCCTACCTCGACCAACTCGACGGGCTGACCGAGTGGGTACTGGAGCGGGCCAAAGGCAACCCGAATGAAATCGGTGCTGCATCGGTCGAGTACCTGCATGCCTTTGGCTATGTCGCCTATGCCTACATGTGGGCGTTGATGGCGCGTGCGGCCAAGGCGGGCGAGGGCGATGAGGCGTTCTACTCGGCCAAGCTGGGCACAGCGCGGTTCTACTTCGCCAGGCTTCTGCCGCGGGTGGATTCGTTGGTGGCTTCGGTCAAGGCGGGGAGCGAGTCGTTGTACTTGCTGGATGCCGAACAGTTCTGA
- a CDS encoding GGDEF domain-containing protein, protein MFRLNAVRASHFLPSLILLLAGLAAAYVRDLSVFFTSLFNVLPTLVLLLGGAYCAVYRRQRELFLMVTVYIAYFLLDTQTDYYRDNGRVREDAAVIFHLVCLLLPALFGLFGAWQERTHLAQDLLARFAVLFAVGSVAVALEQSFPQALLAWLAEIRWPSLHGQWMSLIQMVYPLFMGVFILLVVQYLREPRPLHAAQIIGLIGIFWMLPKTFILPFTLNIMCSQVMLMIAAAVSHEAYQMAFRDELTGLPGRRALNERMQRLGRNYVIAMTDVDHFKKFNDTHGHDVGDQVLRLVASRLSKVTGGGRAYRYGGEEFALVFAGKTAEECVPHVEAVREMIANYTMQLRDQNNRPQDDSAGRQRRSGSGAGTVSVTISIGVAERLMEHRNPEEVLKSADQALYSAKGAGRNCVMVYGQQSRRGAVRTA, encoded by the coding sequence TTGTTTCGTTTAAACGCTGTACGCGCAAGCCACTTCCTGCCTTCACTGATCCTCTTGCTGGCAGGGCTTGCGGCGGCTTACGTAAGAGACCTCAGCGTCTTCTTCACATCACTGTTCAACGTCCTGCCTACCTTGGTGCTGCTGCTGGGCGGCGCTTACTGTGCGGTTTACCGTCGCCAGCGCGAGCTGTTCTTGATGGTCACGGTCTACATCGCCTATTTCCTGCTCGATACCCAGACCGACTACTACCGTGACAACGGCCGTGTGCGCGAGGACGCAGCGGTGATCTTCCATCTGGTCTGCCTGCTTCTGCCTGCATTGTTCGGGCTGTTTGGCGCCTGGCAGGAGCGTACCCACCTGGCCCAGGACCTGCTTGCCCGGTTCGCGGTGCTGTTCGCTGTGGGTAGCGTGGCCGTGGCGCTGGAGCAAAGCTTTCCCCAGGCTTTGCTGGCCTGGTTGGCGGAAATACGCTGGCCGTCACTGCATGGGCAGTGGATGAGCCTGATTCAGATGGTCTACCCGTTGTTCATGGGTGTTTTTATCCTGCTGGTGGTGCAGTACCTGCGTGAGCCAAGGCCCCTGCATGCAGCTCAGATCATCGGGCTGATCGGTATCTTCTGGATGCTGCCCAAGACGTTCATCCTGCCGTTCACCCTGAACATCATGTGCAGCCAGGTGATGTTGATGATCGCTGCGGCGGTTTCTCACGAGGCCTACCAGATGGCCTTCCGTGACGAGCTGACCGGCCTGCCCGGGCGGCGTGCATTGAACGAACGCATGCAGCGCCTGGGACGCAATTACGTGATTGCCATGACCGACGTCGATCACTTCAAGAAATTCAACGACACCCACGGCCACGATGTCGGTGACCAGGTATTGCGCCTGGTCGCCAGCCGGCTGTCGAAGGTCACCGGTGGCGGGCGCGCCTACCGCTACGGTGGCGAGGAGTTTGCCCTGGTGTTCGCCGGCAAGACCGCCGAGGAGTGCGTGCCGCATGTGGAAGCTGTGCGGGAAATGATCGCCAACTACACGATGCAGCTTCGTGACCAGAACAACCGGCCGCAGGACGATTCCGCCGGGCGACAACGCCGCAGCGGCAGTGGTGCAGGCACGGTATCGGTGACCATCAGTATCGGCGTCGCTGAACGCCTGATGGAGCATCGCAACCCCGAAGAGGTACTGAAGTCCGCCGACCAGGCGCTTTACAGCGCCAAAGGTGCCGGCCGCAACTGTGTCATGGTTTATGGCCAACAATCACGGCGCGGGGCCGTGCGTACTGCGTGA